The following is a genomic window from Sphingorhabdus sp. Alg231-15.
GCGGTGCATAATCTAAGCGACGAAGCGATGCGTAGGAAAGGCTCTTTCTGCTGGCGAAGCGCATAAATATGCTAGTCCGCCATCATATACGCGGCTTACATGCCTTCGTGATCATAGCTGATGACGCGGGCGATCTGCCATCCTGCGGCGCTGGTGCTTGTGCGTTTCCACAGATGCATGAACACGCCTTTCTCGCGGGCGATGCTGGACCCGTCGGGCATGACTTGATGAAATTCATGCCGGCCCTGCTGCATCGCGCCATAGTCACCGATCATATGTGTCGACAGGCTTTCTGCAACGAGTACCCGCTTGCCGCCACCGCAATCTTTCTTCACATCCGCGATAAAGGCCTCACTGGTAGTATAGGACAGGCCATCGCGGTCATGATAGAATTCCATGTCATCGGCCAGCAGCTCTTCCAGGACCGTCATGTCACAATCCTCAAACGCCGCCTTGAACAATCGCGCGTCCAACGCTGCAAGATCAGCGGCAACAGATTCCTGCGTTTCCGCCGGCTCAGTCTGGGCATTGGCTCCGGTAGAAAGCGCGCCGGTGGCAAGAGCGGCGGTCGAAAGAATCTTTTGTGTGCGTGTCATATTTTGGTCCCCTTGGAGATGCAGGACCAGGACGGCCATGCTGTATTATTGTTGCATAACACCAATACAGCATGGGTCAAATGATTTTCGAAATGCTCTTTGCCTTTCCCGACTATTCCACCTGTTCCACTTGCTCTTCCTGTTCCACCTGCTCTTCCGGGGCTTTCCCGCGCAGGGCGTCAATTTCGGCCTGGCGTTGTTTCAGGTAAAGCTCCCGCGTGGCGGCGTAGGGGTCATTGCTATCACGC
Proteins encoded in this region:
- a CDS encoding nuclear transport factor 2 family protein yields the protein MTRTQKILSTAALATGALSTGANAQTEPAETQESVAADLAALDARLFKAAFEDCDMTVLEELLADDMEFYHDRDGLSYTTSEAFIADVKKDCGGGKRVLVAESLSTHMIGDYGAMQQGRHEFHQVMPDGSSIAREKGVFMHLWKRTSTSAAGWQIARVISYDHEGM